CGTCATATCGCCGGCCTGCGGTAATTCGCCGCCAGTGCCGCCATCCCGGATCGAAAGCACCCGCACGATATGCAGCCCGGCCGCGGCGGCATATGCGTCCGCTTTCGCGCGTGCGGTTTTGTAGGCATTTCCGTAGCCGGTGAGGTTCGCCTTTTCCGGATCGGCGACCGACAGGTCGGGGCCGGACACGATGTTGGCACCGGCGTTAGTGACGGCGGCGATCGCCGCGCCTACTTTGCCGGTGTCGCGCATCCGAACGGTGACGCTGTTGGCGACCTCGTACTGTCCCTTGTTCGCGCCCCAAGTGATGCGGTTCACCGACAGATTGCGAGTTTGGATATCCCGTTGGGCGACGCCTAACTTTGCCAGTGCCTGCGTGATCGCGGTCATGGTGCGAGCGTTCCGTTCGGACGCGCCGCGGGCATCCGCGGCGATGCTCGACAAGCCGGCGGTGAACAGCGCCTGGTCAGGCGTCGCCTCGGTGCGGCCGGTGCCCGTCACCGACAACAGCGTCTCGCCCGGCTGAAGGCCGATCGGATCGGGGGTGGCGTTGCAAGCGCCGAGACCAGCGCATAGCGGCGCGACCCAGATCAGACTCCTCATCCGCGTTCTTCCTTCTCGTTCTCTACCTGGAAGACACGTCTATCGATACGGTCGAGGTTTTCCCATTGGGATGCTAATTTTGGGACAACGAAAGGTCAGCCCAGGATAGGTGTTCCTATAACTACGCCATCCTCAAGCTGAAGCTTTTGCCACTGCCGCTCTCGCGCATAGTGGTACAAGGCAGAGTAGAGCCGCCAGCATCCAGAAAGCGGCCGTTAGGCCGGTATGCCCCGCGACGAAACCGATCGCAGCCGGACCTGCCAGGATGCCGGCGTAGCCAACCGTCGTAATCGAGGCGACGGCAAGCTCAGGCGGCATCGCGTTCTGTGCGCCAGCCTGGCGAAACAATACCGGCACCGTGTTCGATGCACCAAGTCCGATCAACATCAGACCCAACATGGCGACCACGGCAACCGGTGCGAGCAGCATGATCCCGTAGCCCATGAGCGCCAGCAAGCCGCCCCAAAACATGGTCTGACGATCACCAATTCGAGCCACCACCCGATCGCCGGTGAGCCGCCCTGCGGTCATCGCAATAGCGAAGACACTATATCCAAGGCCCGCTTGATCGGGTGCCAGCAATCCCTTGCCGGCAAGGAGCAGCGCACCCCAGTCGAGAATAGCCCCCTCCGTCAGGAAGGTAATCGCGGCGAGTAGCGCCAGGAGAACCACAATACCGCGCGGCACGACGAAAAGCGGCGCTTGTTCGGCACGCGGCGTAACGATGAACCGTGATGCGGCAAATGCCAGTGCGGCAAGCATCAGTGCGGTCGCAACGAGTGTTCCGGCGAGCGCGCTTAGGCGCGCAGATACATCGTCCGCGACGCGCACAGCTGGACAAGCGCGACCTTCACGCGCATCGGCTTGCCCGAGATCTCGACGTCCTCGTGGCTCCAGTCGAACTGGTAAGCCTCGCCCGGCCGGAATAGCAGCGGGATGAACGCCGGCGCATTCATTACGTCGCGACGCCGCGCCTGCCGCCAGCGCGCCGCATAACGGCGCACCGCATCATACGAGCCGTCGAACCCCTCGCGTAGCAGCAGGTCGTGGATACGGGTGAGGCGCAGCTTCTCCCGCCGCGGCCGTGCCTCATCTTCCTCCAGCAACGCGTCCAGTCGCGATTGAAACGGCCCCAGCTTCGGCAGCGGCTGTACCTCCCGCCGATACCCCATGTCCGCCTCCGGCGCCCGGATCGCCTTGCGCACCACCTTGCGCGACAGGTGCAGGTCCCGCGCTATCGCCTTGATGGCCTTCCCCGACGCGTGCTCGCGCCGGATCCTCAACACCGTCTCCAATACCAGCATCCCGATCTCGCCGCCTGACACACCGCCAAGCGAACAGCCTAGACCAACGGGATGAGGGGTCCCTTTTCGACGCCGATCACCCCGCTACCGGGGTCCCTTTTCCACGCCGATCCACACCCGAAATTTCGCTCGAAATGCGGTTGCCCATCACCGGCCACCGCTCTTTGCCCAGCCGCAGACTACCGACTGGCAGGTGAACGGACGACCGCTTTCGGGAGCGCTATTACCGCGATTGAACCACCGAAATTGGGTCGTTATAGCCTGGATCGCCGGTGAATATCTCAGCCTTGATGGTGTC
This window of the Sphingomonas sp. FARSPH genome carries:
- a CDS encoding SIMPL domain-containing protein is translated as MTGTGRTEATPDQALFTAGLSSIAADARGASERNARTMTAITQALAKLGVAQRDIQTRNLSVNRITWGANKGQYEVANSVTVRMRDTGKVGAAIAAVTNAGANIVSGPDLSVADPEKANLTGYGNAYKTARAKADAYAAAAGLHIVRVLSIRDGGTGGELPQAGDMTAMPVAPPPVVAMQSAAPPVMAGTNNGVVAARVDFALAPK